In Stigmatopora nigra isolate UIUO_SnigA chromosome 2, RoL_Snig_1.1, whole genome shotgun sequence, a single window of DNA contains:
- the tmem63a gene encoding CSC1-like protein 1 has translation MSSWWWEQWSLLSPNGTVGSSGLDNAACFNSTQNTVLKGGQFGGVPVVLLLNFSFFLVLLIVFSIIRRKFWDYGRLALVADNEGVTESGHHRYRHMSSCVSTVEDLEYEMGCCSWLPFILRMDDKKIKARCGSDAVHYLSFQRHLVILLLVITVTSLAIIMPVNLTGDLLGNDPRSFGRTTIGNLQKGNNWLWLHTVFAVLYLGLTVVLLRRHTSQIKGMGQDIARNTLFVTSVPKTATEEDIKTHFIEAYPTCQVCAVNIAYDVAKLMHLDKERVRAGKNLRYYERILEKMGQREKIHPRMCSYLFCCANCDKVDAIEYYSTKEKDLLEEIRQQVEVVPERPLGLAFVTLQTEAMAKYILKDFNALECGSRSCCCAREPQPSSDSASLKVRKWKVSFAPHPKNLYWDHLSVQGFSWFMRYIMLNFLLFFLLTFLTTPTIIINTIDKFNVTKPIYYLNNPIISQFFPTFLLWCFSALLPTIVYYSTLGEAHWSRSSEQLSMMHKLYFFLLFMVLILPSLGLTSLALFFRWLFDKEFLIDGKTRFECVFLPDQGAFFVNYVIAAALVGSAMDLLRLPGLLLYTIRLAFARSAAERKYVKQNQAYEFEYGAMYGWILCVFTVIMAYSVICPIIVPFGLLYMTLKHLVDKHNLYFAYLPTRLTRQVHLKAVNQALAAPIICLIWLYFFSVLRTGFRTPTSLFTLIVLVITVFICLSYTCFGHFQYLSPHNYVVKEEDEDITIAGDENTMVYLPRVLNPKSSAGTPKVGPNYQSYGSTEDSLEHSISSAEDTKKQT, from the exons ATGTCGTCCTGGTGGTGGGAGCAGTGGTCCCTGTTAAGCCCAAATGGTACCGTTGGTTCTAGTGGTCTTGACAACGCCGCCTGTTTCAATAGCACGCAAAATACAGTCCTAAAAGGAGGCCAGTTTGGAGGAGTCCCTGTCGTCTTGCTACTCAACTTTAGCTTCTTTTTG GTTTTGCTGATCGTGTTCTCAATCATACGGAGGAAATTCTGGGATTATGGACGTCTGGCGCTGGTTGCAGACAACGAAGG GGTCACCGAGTCGGGACACCATCGTTATAGACATATGTCATCTTGTGTGTCCACAGTGGAGGACCTGGAGTATGAAATG GGCTGCTGTTCATGGCTGCCTTTCATCCTTAGAATGGA cgACAAAAAGATAAAGGCCAGATGTGGCAGTGATGCCGTTCACTACTTATCCTTCCAACGTCATCTAGTCATCCTATTACTGGTTATTACAGTCACCTCCCTTGCTATCATAATGCCTGTCAACTTGACAGGTGACCTACTAG GCAATGATCCAAGGAGTTTTGGAAGAACGACTATTGGGAATCTTCAAAAGGG AAACAACTGGTTGTGGCTTCACACAGTATTTGCCGTCCTCTACCTTGGCCTCACTGTTGTTCTACTGCGACGTCATACATCGCAAATAAAAGGCATGGGTCAAGACATA GCCAGAAACACCTTGTTTGTGACATCTGTCCCGAAAACAGCGACAGAAGAGGATATAAAAACTCATTTTAT AGAGGCTTACCCTACCTGCCAAGTTTGTGCAGTCAACATTGCCTACGATGTTGCCAAGCTCATGCACCTCGATAAGGAAAG GGTCCGAGCTGGGAAAAATCTACGTTACTACGAGCGTATCTTGGAGAAGATGGGTCAACgagaaaaaatacatccccgTATGTGTAGTTATCTTTTTTGCTGTGCCAACTGTGATAAG GTGGACGCAATAGAGTACTACAGCACCAAAGAAAAAGATTTACTCGAGGAGATCCGGCAGCAGGTGGAAGTAGTACCAGAGCGCCCCCTGGGTCTtgcctttgtcaccttgcagacAGAGGCCATGGCTAAGTA CATTTTAAAAGACTTCAACGCGCTGGAATGCGGAAGCAGAAGTTGCTGTTGCGCCCGAGAACCTCAGCCATCCAGCGACAGTGCAAGCCTCAAAGTCAGAAAATGGAAAGTCAGCTTTGCGCCTCATCCCAAAAACCTCTACTG GGACCACCTATCAGTCCAAGGCTTCTCCTGGTTTATGCGCTACATCATGCTCAATTTCCTACTTTTCTTCCTGCTCACGTTTCTGACAACAcccaccatcatcatcaacacCATAGACAAGTTCAACGTCACCAAGCCCATTTACTACCTGAAT AACCCAATCATCAGTCAGTTCTTCCCAACGTTCCTACTGTGGTGTTTCTCCGCACTGTTGCCTACCATCGTCTACTATTCCACACTGGGAGAGGCACACTGGAGCAG ATCCAGCGAACAGCTGAGTATGATGCACAAGCTTTACTTCTTCCTACTCTTCATGGTGCTCATCCTACCTTCACTAGGACTCACCAG TCTGGCCTTGTTTTTCCGCTGGCTGTTTGACAAAGAATTCCTCATCGATGGGAAGACGAGGTTTGA ATGCGTCTTCCTACCTGATCAAGGGGCCTTTTTCGTCAATTACGTGATCGCAGCCGCTTTGGTGGGCTCGGCCATGGATTTGTTGCGGCTTCCCGGTTTGTTGCTTTACACCATTCGCCTGGCGTTTGCACGCTCGGCCGCTGAAAGGAAATACGTCAAACAG AATCAAGCCTATGAGTTTGAATACGGCGCCATGTATGGTTGGATCCTGTGTGTCTTTACTGTTATTATGGCATACAGTGTCATTTGTCCCATTATTGTACCTTTTG GTCTCCTCTACATGACCCTGAAGCACTTAGTGGACAAGCACAATTTATATTTCGCCTACTTGCCGACACGCCTCACCCGTCAAGTCCACCTGAAAGCTGTCAATCAAGCTTTAGCCGCGCCAATCATCTGCCTAATATGGCTCTATTTCTTTTCCGTCCTCAGAACAG GCTTCCGGACACCCACATCTTTATTTACACTTATCGTCCTTGTCATCACGGTATTCATCTGCCTCAGCTACACTTGTTTCGGCCATTTTCAATACCTCAGTCCTCATAATTACGTG gtgaaggaagaagatgaagacATAACTATTGCTGGAGATGAGAACACCATG GTTTACCTTCCCAGAGTTCTTAATCCTAAATCATCGGCAGGAACTCCCAAAGTTGGGCCAAATTATCAATCATACGGTTCCACGGAAGACAGTCTAGAACACAGCATCAGTTCTGcagaagacacaaaaaaacaaacatag
- the rsph9 gene encoding radial spoke head protein 9 homolog — protein sequence MDANSLFYSLEMVAGSGCILNSEQRAALQTSLIILKKNYKFNRVLFWGKILGLKEHYFIAQGRRDDELKDTQHFYSFNCIDWFLIPATTTAMIEDVAKTAKGRFEGDPSFVYESRPTDRNDPVPEESTTKVTEETRLAVTVHHINEEASVVPRGAFINSMHGVVQINRSFGGLSYTQAGKLEHFLHFAPPKNLKKKSLLEMADLNPALDFLDPLSEDIPKGSWSLQFESANKECVIRSLLWLGLTFYHVPMTPLHGFVYIGYGTKNLDLPFML from the exons ATGGATGCTAATTCGTTATTCTACTCGTTGGAGATGGTTGCAGGGAGTGGATGCATTTTAAACTCGGAGCAGAGGGCAGCTCTTCAAACTTCATTGATTATTTTGAAGAAGAACTACAAGTTTAACCGAGTGCTGTTTTGGGGAAAGATCCTTGGTTTGAAGGAGCATTATTTTATAGCTCAGGGGCGAAGGGATGATGAGTTGAAGGACACACAGCATTTTTACAG CTTCAACTGCATCGACTGGTTTCTGATCCCCGCAACCACAACTGCAATGATAGAAGATGTGGCCAAAACAGCAAAAGGTCGATTCGAAGGCGACCCATCATTTGTGTATGAGTCCAGACCTACAGACAGAAATGATCCCGTTCCAGAAGAGTCGACT ACAAAAGTGACAGAGGAAACGAGACTGGCAGTGACGGTCCATCACATCAACGAGGAAGCTTCAGTAGTCCCCCGGGGTGCTTTTATCAACAGCATGCATGGTGTTGTCCAGATTAATCGCAGCTTCGGTG GTCTTTCTTACACTCAGGCGGGAAAGCTTGAACATTTCCTTCACTTTGCTCCGCCCAAGAATCTGAAGAAAAAGTCATTGTTGGAAATGGCTGATTTGAACCCTGCTTTGGACTTTCTGGATCCGTTAAGTGAGGATATTCCAAAAG GATCGTGGAGTCTTCAGTTTGAGAGTGCGAACAAAGAATGTGTGATCCGTAGCTTGCTGTGGTTGGGTTTGACCTTCTACCACGTCCCCATGA
- the pou3f2a gene encoding LOW QUALITY PROTEIN: POU domain, class 3, transcription factor 2a (The sequence of the model RefSeq protein was modified relative to this genomic sequence to represent the inferred CDS: inserted 1 base in 1 codon) encodes MSGVLSGVTARVSHSRPIKSGARRTTGARLCVPLARSPGDAGERRLAAPWXRTALPSKAARSPLLLATRAAMATATSNHFSVLGSPGSSPPPPQPQPQQQQSEPGTMQQQQQQQQQYRDAHALLHGDYGAHPLSHAHQWIAALSHHGDAGPPWPSSPLGEQDVKPVLQQREGDRAEELRESSGGGGGDAQQPTPRHPHQSVHHDARAWRAGSAAMATSEGQGLLYAQFGMMPGGGGESGGMLHHPHAHHHPLARDDEQHSHSPQLSDHGGGSTQAASAPQHHQDHSDEDTPTSDELEQFAKQFKQRRIKLGFTQADVGLALGTLYGNVFSQTTICRFEALQLSFKNMCKLKPLLNKWLEEADSTSGSPTSLDKIAAQGRKRKKRTSIEVGVKGALESHFLKCPKPGAAEINSLADSLQLEKEVVRVWFCNRRQKEKRMTPVGGGPPGGDDVYGDSPPHHGAQTPVQ; translated from the exons ATGAGCGGGGTGCTGTCAGGGGTAACCGCACGTGTCAGCCACTCTCGGCCAATAAAGAGCGGAGCGAGGCGGACCACAGGTGCGCGCCTCTGCGTCCCCTTGGCACGGAGCCCCGGAGATGCTGGAGAGAGACGGCTGGCTGCCCCGT CGCGCACCGCTCTCCCGTCAAAGGCAGCCCGATCCCCCCTCCTGCTCGCCACTCGGGCGGCCATGGCCACCGCCACGTCCAACCACTTTAGCGTGCTCGGCAGCCCCGGCAgctctccgccgccgccgcagccgCAGCCGCAGCAGCAGCAATCGGAGCCCGGGACCATgcagcaacagcaacagcagcagcagcagtacaGGGACGCGCACGCCCTGCTCCACGGCGACTACGGCGCGCACCCGCTCAGCCACGCGCATCAGTGGATCGCCGCGCTGTCTCATCACGGAGACGCCGGGCCCCCGTGGCCCTCCAGCCCACTCGGGGAGCAGGACGTCAAGCCCGTATTGCAGCAGCGTGAAGGAGACCGCGCGGAAGAGCTGCGCGAGtctagcggcggcggcggcggcgacgcgCAGCAGCCGACACCGCGACACCCCCACCAGTCCGTGCATCACGACGCCAGAGCATGGCGCGCCGGCAGCGCCGCCATGGCGACGTCTGAGGGCCAGGGTCTACTCTACGCGCAGTTCGGCATGAtgcccggcggcggcggggagTCGGGCGGTATGCTTCATCACCCTCACGCGCACCACCACCCCTTGGCTCGGGACGACGAGCAGCACTCGCACAGCCCGCAACTGAGCGACCACGGAGGCGGGTCCACGCAAGCGGCGTCGGCGCCGCAGCATCACCAGGACCACTCGGACGAGGACACGCCGACCTCGGACGAACTGGAGCAGTTTGCCAAGCAGTTTAAGCAACGGCGCATCAAACTGGGCTTCACCCAGGCCGACGTGGGTCTTGCCCTGGGGACCCTGTACGGCAATGTCTTCTCACAAACCACCATCTGCAGGTTCGAGGCTCTGCAGCTGAGCTTCAAGAACATGTGCAAGCTCAAACCGCTGCTAAACAAGTGGCTGGAGGAAGCCGACTCCACCTCGGGGAGCCCCACCAGCCTGGACAAGATCGCCGCGCAGGGCCGCAAGAGGAAAAAGAGGACCTCCATCGAGGTGGGCGTCAAGGGGGCTCTGGAAAGCCACTTCCTCAAGTGCCCCAAACCCGGCGCCGCCGAGATCAACTCTCTCGCCGACAGCCTACAACTGGAAAAGGAGGTGGTCCGGGTCTGGTTCTGCAACCGCCGGCAGAAGGAAAAGCGCATGACGCCCGTTGGGGGGGGCCCACCAGGCGGCGACGACGTCTACGGGGACAGCCCCCCGCACCACGGCGCTCAGACCCCGGTGCAGTGA